The Carassius gibelio isolate Cgi1373 ecotype wild population from Czech Republic chromosome B22, carGib1.2-hapl.c, whole genome shotgun sequence genome window below encodes:
- the LOC127987588 gene encoding cyclin-L2 isoform X1, with translation MAAAAGALLPGDGIVIAGKLYSGVALTLDTCLLPHERVHCSPSRAHGLSARTEEQLRNRMCEMIQSAGILLGLPQVAMATAQILFHRFFYCKSFVRYCAETVAMACLQLASKIEEEPRRVRDVLNIFHHLRDAAGDRCRGPMLLDDSYVSRKSDVIKAERRVLKELGFCVHVKHPHKVIVMYLQVLECEKNTRLLQLSWNYMNDSLRTDVFLRFSAETVACACIFLSARVLQIPLPDRPPWFLLFGASEEDLMEISGCVVRLYTLQCESLAALLQKVEEMRSVLDAQYNTSKQAGLVSGTETPTDGFSPASKAASPAENQKNHDSPLSRLALKNACRKITRDGRKRLSRSDERRCDRCVPSPPRRRRSRSVSSPSPGHTHSHRQQRSERERARRKPYSTHRR, from the exons ATGGCGGCGGCCGCCGGAGCGCTTCTCCCCGGTGACGGGATCGTGATCGCGGGAAAACTCTACTCGGGGGTCGCGCTCACGCTGGACACCTGCCTGCTGCCGCATGAGCGCGTGCACTGCAGCCCCTCGCGCGCGCACGGACTGTCCGCGCGCACGGAGGAGCAGCTTCGGAACCGGATGTGCGAGATGATCCAGAGTGCGGGAATCCTGCTCGGCTTGCCTCAG gttgccatggcaacagccCAGATCCTGTTCCATCGGTTCTTCTACTGTAAATCGTTCGTGAGGTACTGCGCGGAG ACGGTGGCCATGGCGTGTCTCCAGCTGGCGTCTAAGATCGAGGAGGAGCCGCGGCGCGTGAGGGACGTGCTGAACATCTTCCATCACCTCAGAGACGCCGCAGGAGACAG GTGCCGCGGTCCCATGCTGCTGGACGACAGCTACGTCAGCCGCAAGAGCGACGTGATTAAAGCAGAGCGGCGCGTGCTGAAAGAGCTGGGCTTCTGCGTCCACGTCAAACACCCGCACAAG GTGATCGTGATGTATCTCCAGGTTCTGGAGTGTGAGAAGAACACCAGATTGCTTCAGCTGTCCTG GAACTACATGAACGACAGTTTGAGGACTGATGTGTTTCTGAGGTTCAGCGCTGAGACAGTTGCGTGTGCGTGTATCTTTCTCTCCGCACGGGTTttacag ATCCCTCTGCCCGACCGGCCGCCCTGGTTCCTGTTGTTCGGAGCATCAGAAGAGGACCTGATGGAGATCAGTGGGTGTGTTGTGAGGCTGTACACGCTGCAGTGTGAGTCTCTGGCTGCTCTGCTGCAGAAGGTGGAGGAGATGCGCTCAGTACTGGACGCTCAGTATAACACCAGTAAACAAGCAGGACTAGTGTCTGGGACTGAAACCCCCACAGACGGGTTCTCTCCTGCGTCTAAAGCTG CGTCTCCTGCTGAAAACCAGAAGAACCACGACTCTCCGCTGTCACGTCTCGCCCTCAAAAACGCCTGTCGAAAGATCACAAGAGACGG GAGGAAGCGTCTGAGTCGCAGTGATGAAAGGCGATGTGACCGCTGTGTCCCGTCGCCCCCCAGACGCAG GCGCAGTCGCAGTGTTTCCTCTCCATCTCCtggacacacacactcccacagacAGCAGCGGAGTGAACGAGAACGAGCGCGGAGAAAACCATACTCCACTCACAGGAGATGA
- the LOC127987588 gene encoding cyclin-L2 isoform X2: MAAAAGALLPGDGIVIAGKLYSGVALTLDTCLLPHERVHCSPSRAHGLSARTEEQLRNRMCEMIQSAGILLGLPQVAMATAQILFHRFFYCKSFVRYCAETVAMACLQLASKIEEEPRRVRDVLNIFHHLRDAAGDRCRGPMLLDDSYVSRKSDVIKAERRVLKELGFCVHVKHPHKVIVMYLQVLECEKNTRLLQLSWNYMNDSLRTDVFLRFSAETVACACIFLSARVLQIPLPDRPPWFLLFGASEEDLMEISGCVVRLYTLQSSPAENQKNHDSPLSRLALKNACRKITRDGRKRLSRSDERRCDRCVPSPPRRRRSRSVSSPSPGHTHSHRQQRSERERARRKPYSTHRR, encoded by the exons ATGGCGGCGGCCGCCGGAGCGCTTCTCCCCGGTGACGGGATCGTGATCGCGGGAAAACTCTACTCGGGGGTCGCGCTCACGCTGGACACCTGCCTGCTGCCGCATGAGCGCGTGCACTGCAGCCCCTCGCGCGCGCACGGACTGTCCGCGCGCACGGAGGAGCAGCTTCGGAACCGGATGTGCGAGATGATCCAGAGTGCGGGAATCCTGCTCGGCTTGCCTCAG gttgccatggcaacagccCAGATCCTGTTCCATCGGTTCTTCTACTGTAAATCGTTCGTGAGGTACTGCGCGGAG ACGGTGGCCATGGCGTGTCTCCAGCTGGCGTCTAAGATCGAGGAGGAGCCGCGGCGCGTGAGGGACGTGCTGAACATCTTCCATCACCTCAGAGACGCCGCAGGAGACAG GTGCCGCGGTCCCATGCTGCTGGACGACAGCTACGTCAGCCGCAAGAGCGACGTGATTAAAGCAGAGCGGCGCGTGCTGAAAGAGCTGGGCTTCTGCGTCCACGTCAAACACCCGCACAAG GTGATCGTGATGTATCTCCAGGTTCTGGAGTGTGAGAAGAACACCAGATTGCTTCAGCTGTCCTG GAACTACATGAACGACAGTTTGAGGACTGATGTGTTTCTGAGGTTCAGCGCTGAGACAGTTGCGTGTGCGTGTATCTTTCTCTCCGCACGGGTTttacag ATCCCTCTGCCCGACCGGCCGCCCTGGTTCCTGTTGTTCGGAGCATCAGAAGAGGACCTGATGGAGATCAGTGGGTGTGTTGTGAGGCTGTACACGCTGCAGT CGTCTCCTGCTGAAAACCAGAAGAACCACGACTCTCCGCTGTCACGTCTCGCCCTCAAAAACGCCTGTCGAAAGATCACAAGAGACGG GAGGAAGCGTCTGAGTCGCAGTGATGAAAGGCGATGTGACCGCTGTGTCCCGTCGCCCCCCAGACGCAG GCGCAGTCGCAGTGTTTCCTCTCCATCTCCtggacacacacactcccacagacAGCAGCGGAGTGAACGAGAACGAGCGCGGAGAAAACCATACTCCACTCACAGGAGATGA
- the LOC127987611 gene encoding transmembrane protein 88B-like, which yields MCGVSVLLDDGGGDEDFDSGDGIRMLAPPPAQCEGGVWGSRRGHCGCVLWTLLLMLWDVLLLLGCVLLMLLIFSLILLPTALLLYTGFLCHTRVVASRAALCLYLDDNSCSGLIILGFVMMSPLVVVAAATFCALLRRLHLLLYFQPIREAQYPGRGLGWRRDIHAWV from the exons atgTGTGGTGTGTCAGTGCTGTTGGATGACGGTGGAGGGGATGAAGACTTTGACTCAGGTGATGGGATCCGGATGCTGGCTCCTCCCCCTGCTCAGTGTGAGGGCGGGGTCTGGGGGTCGCGGCGGGGTCACTGCGGGTGTGTGCTGTGGACACTGCTGCTGATGCTGTGGGACGTCCTGCTGCTGCTGGGGTGTGTGCTGCTGATGCTCCTGATCTTCAGCCTCATCCTGCTGCCCACCGCCCTGCTGCTGTACACCGGCTTCCTGTGCCACACacgg GTCGTGGCCTCTCGGGCTGCTCTTTGTCTCTATCTTGATGACAACAGTTGCTCTGGTCTCATCATCCTGGGCTTTGTCATGATGTCGCCGCTGGTGGTGGTTGCTGCGGCGACGTTCTGCGCTCTTCTCAGGCGGCTCCACCTACTCTTATattttcagccaatcagagaagCTCAGTACCCAGGGCGGGGCTTGGGCTGGAGGCGGGACATCCATGCCTGGGTTTGA
- the LOC127987600 gene encoding F-actin-capping protein subunit beta isoforms 1 and 2 isoform X2: MNEQQLDCALDLMRRLPPQQIEKNLSDLIDLVPSLCEDLLSSVDQPLKIARDKVVGKDYLLCDYNRDGDSYRSPWSNKYEPPIDDGAMPSARLRKLEVEANNAFDQYRDLYFEGGVSSVYLWDLDHGFAGVILIKKAGDGSKKIKGCWDSIHVVEVQEKSSGRTAHYKLTSTVMLWLQTTKTGSGTMNLGGSLTRQMEKDETVGESSPHIANIGRLVEDMENKIRSTLNEIYFGKTKDIVNGLRSIESLPDNQKYRQLQRELSQVLTQRQIYID, from the exons ATG aacGAGCAGCAGTTGGACTGTGCTCTGGACCTGATGAGACGTCTGCCTCCACAGCAGATCGAGAAGAACCTCAGCGACCTCATCGAcctg gtgccCAGTCTGTGTGAAGACCTGCTGTCGTCGGTGGATCAGCCGCTGAAGATCGCTCGTGATAAAGTGGTGGGCAAAGACTATCTGCTGTGTGACTACAACCGTGATGGAGACTCCTACAg GTCTCCGTGGAGTAATAAGTACGAGCCTCCGATCGATGATGGAGCCATGCCCTCGGCTCGACTGCGTAAGCTGGAGGTGGAGGCCAACAACGCCTTCGACCAGTACAGAGACCT gtacTTCGAGGGCGGGGTTTCCTCCGTCTACCTGTGGGATCTGGACCACGGATTCGCCGGAGTCATCCTCATCAAGAAAGCTGGAGACGGCTCCAAGAAGATCAAGGGATGCTGGGACTCCATCCACGTGGTGGAGGTGCAG gaGAAGTCGAGCGGCCGCACGGCTCATTATAAACTCACGTCGACAGTCATGCTGTGGCTCCAGACCACCAAGACCGGCTCCGGCACCATGAACCTGGGCGGCAGTCTCACCCGACAG atggaGAAAGACGAGACGGTGGGTGAATCCTCTCCTCACATCGCTAACATCGGACGACTGGTGGag gacatGGAGAACAAGATCCGCTCCACTCTCAACGAGATCTACTTCGGGAAGACCAAGGACATCGTCAACGGCCTGAG ATCGATCGAGTCTCTTCCTGATAATCAAAAGTACCGTCAGCTGCAGAGGGAGCTCTCTCAGGTTCTGACCCAGCGTCAGATCTACATCGACTAG